A window of Gemmatimonadota bacterium contains these coding sequences:
- the ypdA gene encoding YpdA family putative bacillithiol disulfide reductase yields the protein MAEKKRRPSAVKAASAKSVPGLVGSISERDAGLPVAVIGAGPCGLAAAAALEASGVRAIVYDRGCVASSIASYPLYMTFFSTAEKIAIANVPFPIATDKPTRREALAYYRMVVQHLGLDVHQYEPVVQVWRRKQDYVIHSKPRGGDVVETKVRAVVVATGYFGTPNPLNVPGEDLPHVSHLYREGHEAFQRDAIVVGAGNSAAEAVLDLWRHGAKVTLVHFGPSFDKNIKPWVLPDLQNRLKDGSIGVRWNTRVTAIEHGRVHLEGKDGPGILPAQHVYLMTGFTPSSELLSSLGVEMDAATGIPSHDPSTMETNVPGVFIAGVLASGYDANKVFIENGRGHGVLIAGAIGG from the coding sequence GTGGCTGAGAAGAAGCGCCGCCCCTCCGCCGTGAAGGCGGCCTCGGCGAAGTCCGTGCCGGGGCTCGTCGGCAGCATCAGCGAGCGCGACGCCGGGCTCCCCGTCGCCGTCATCGGCGCCGGGCCCTGTGGCCTCGCCGCCGCCGCGGCCCTCGAGGCGTCCGGCGTCCGCGCCATCGTCTACGACCGCGGCTGTGTCGCGAGCTCCATCGCGTCGTACCCGCTCTACATGACCTTCTTCTCGACCGCCGAGAAGATCGCCATCGCGAACGTGCCGTTCCCCATCGCGACCGACAAGCCGACCCGCCGCGAGGCGCTCGCCTACTATCGCATGGTCGTCCAGCACCTCGGCCTCGACGTGCATCAGTACGAGCCGGTGGTGCAGGTCTGGCGGCGCAAGCAGGACTACGTCATCCACTCCAAGCCGCGCGGCGGCGATGTGGTCGAGACGAAGGTCCGCGCCGTGGTCGTCGCCACCGGCTACTTCGGCACGCCCAACCCCCTCAACGTGCCCGGCGAGGACCTCCCGCACGTCTCGCATCTCTACCGCGAGGGGCACGAGGCCTTCCAGCGCGATGCGATCGTCGTCGGGGCGGGGAACTCCGCCGCCGAGGCCGTCCTCGACCTGTGGCGGCACGGGGCGAAGGTCACCCTCGTCCACTTCGGGCCCAGCTTCGACAAGAACATCAAGCCCTGGGTCCTCCCCGACCTCCAGAACCGCCTGAAGGACGGGTCGATCGGCGTCCGCTGGAACACCCGGGTGACGGCCATCGAGCACGGCCGCGTCCACCTCGAAGGGAAGGACGGCCCCGGGATCCTGCCGGCGCAGCACGTCTATCTGATGACCGGCTTCACCCCGTCTTCGGAGCTGCTCTCCTCGCTCGGCGTGGAGATGGACGCGGCGACGGGGATCCCCTCGCACGACCCCTCCACCATGGAGACCAACGTCCCGGGGGTGTTCATCGCCGGGGTCCTGGCGAGCGGGTACGACGCCAACAAGGTCTTCATCGAGAACGGGCGCGGGCACGGGGTGCTGATCGCGGGGGCGATCGGGGGCTGA
- a CDS encoding glycine--tRNA ligase, with the protein MPRPDVLETLVSLAKRRGFIFQSSEIYGGTGSVWDYGPLGVELKNNVKARWWNAMVRERDDVEGLDAAILMHPRVWEASGHVSGFSDPLIDCKACKARFRADKLGDAQCARKPSKKPGEHTDCQLTEPRQFNLMFKTFMGPVEDSAAVVYLRPETAQGIFVNFLNVQQATRQKVPFGIAQIGKAFRNEITPGNFTFRTREFEQMEMQFFVEPGTDMEHFERWKQARLDWHLGLGLERDRLEFHQHTEKELAHYARAAFDINFDFGGSLGFQEIEGVHNRSDFDLKQHQEFSSKKLEYVDQAANKRYLPYVIETSVGADRVTLAIMVNALREEAVPGETEGRTVMGFHPALAPIKAGIFPLTKKDGQPEMAEKLGAALRKKFNVFYDEAGAIGRRYRRQDEAGTPFGITIDGDSTKNDDVTIRFRDDMGQIRVNTSKVAEIMTDYIEADHARAEAALVG; encoded by the coding sequence ATGCCCCGTCCCGACGTCCTCGAGACCCTCGTCAGCCTCGCCAAGCGGCGTGGCTTCATCTTCCAGTCCTCCGAGATCTACGGCGGCACCGGATCGGTGTGGGACTACGGTCCCCTGGGCGTGGAGCTCAAGAACAACGTCAAGGCGCGCTGGTGGAACGCCATGGTGCGCGAGCGCGATGACGTCGAGGGCCTCGACGCCGCCATCCTCATGCACCCCCGCGTCTGGGAAGCCTCCGGCCACGTCTCCGGCTTCTCCGACCCGCTCATCGACTGCAAGGCCTGCAAGGCCCGCTTCCGCGCCGACAAGCTCGGCGACGCCCAGTGCGCCCGGAAGCCCAGCAAGAAGCCCGGCGAGCACACCGACTGCCAGCTCACCGAGCCCCGGCAGTTCAACCTCATGTTCAAGACGTTCATGGGCCCCGTCGAGGACTCGGCGGCCGTCGTCTACCTGCGCCCCGAGACGGCGCAGGGCATCTTCGTGAACTTCCTGAACGTCCAGCAGGCCACGCGCCAAAAGGTCCCGTTCGGCATCGCCCAGATCGGCAAGGCGTTCCGCAACGAGATCACCCCGGGGAACTTCACGTTCCGCACGCGCGAGTTCGAGCAGATGGAGATGCAGTTCTTCGTCGAGCCCGGCACCGACATGGAGCACTTCGAGCGCTGGAAGCAGGCCCGCCTCGACTGGCACCTCGGCCTCGGCCTCGAGCGCGACCGCCTCGAGTTCCATCAGCACACCGAGAAGGAACTCGCGCACTACGCCCGCGCCGCCTTCGACATCAACTTCGACTTCGGCGGCTCCCTCGGCTTCCAGGAGATCGAGGGCGTCCACAACCGCTCCGACTTCGACCTCAAGCAGCACCAGGAGTTCTCCTCCAAGAAGCTCGAGTACGTGGACCAGGCCGCCAACAAGCGCTACCTGCCGTACGTCATCGAGACCTCCGTCGGCGCCGACCGCGTGACCCTCGCCATCATGGTCAACGCCCTCCGCGAGGAGGCCGTTCCCGGCGAGACCGAGGGCCGCACGGTGATGGGCTTCCATCCCGCGCTCGCCCCCATCAAGGCCGGCATCTTCCCGCTCACCAAGAAGGACGGACAGCCGGAGATGGCCGAGAAGCTCGGCGCCGCGCTGCGCAAGAAGTTCAACGTCTTCTACGACGAGGCCGGCGCCATCGGCCGCCGCTATCGCCGGCAGGACGAGGCGGGCACGCCGTTCGGCATCACCATCGACGGCGACTCCACCAAGAACGACGACGTCACCATCCGCTTCCGCGACGACATGGGGCAGATCCGCGTGAACACGTCGAAGGTCGCGGAGATCATGACCGACTACATCGAAGCCGACCACGCGCGCGCCGAAGCGGCGTTGGTGGGGTGA
- the dat gene encoding D-amino-acid transaminase: protein MTTVYLNGKYVPKEQAMIPVEDRGFIFGDGIYEVVRVIKGAVFAWDAHAARLANGLDGLRINRAGTEGLKAVCEKLVADNALAAGEATVYLQVSRGAAPRTHHFPPANTPTTIYAAASAFTPNFAARDTGLKGITTPDIRWARCDLKTVNLLGPVLARQQAQEAGAYEALLHRDGMITEGAATNAFFVIDGVLRTYPLSHYILPGITRIEIMALVKELGIKCEERPVALLDLPRASEVFVVGTTTDVTPLVEIDGRTVGTGKPGPITVKLKEAFAKRLYAK from the coding sequence ATGACGACCGTCTACCTGAATGGGAAGTACGTGCCGAAGGAGCAGGCGATGATCCCGGTCGAGGACCGCGGCTTCATCTTCGGCGACGGGATCTACGAGGTGGTGCGGGTCATCAAGGGCGCGGTCTTCGCGTGGGACGCGCACGCCGCGCGCCTCGCGAACGGTCTCGACGGCCTCCGCATCAACAGGGCGGGCACCGAGGGATTGAAGGCCGTCTGCGAGAAGCTCGTCGCCGACAACGCCCTCGCGGCTGGCGAGGCGACGGTCTACCTCCAGGTCTCCCGCGGCGCCGCGCCGCGCACGCACCACTTCCCGCCGGCCAACACGCCGACCACCATCTACGCTGCCGCGAGCGCCTTCACCCCCAACTTCGCCGCGCGCGACACGGGCTTGAAGGGCATCACCACCCCCGACATCCGCTGGGCCCGCTGCGACCTGAAGACGGTGAACCTCCTCGGCCCCGTCCTCGCCCGTCAGCAGGCGCAGGAGGCCGGCGCCTACGAGGCACTGCTGCATCGCGACGGCATGATCACCGAGGGCGCCGCGACGAACGCCTTCTTCGTGATCGACGGCGTGCTGCGCACCTACCCGCTCTCGCACTACATCCTCCCCGGCATCACGCGCATCGAGATCATGGCGCTGGTGAAGGAACTCGGCATCAAGTGCGAAGAGCGCCCCGTGGCGCTGCTTGACCTGCCGAGGGCGAGCGAAGTCTTCGTGGTCGGTACCACCACCGACGTGACCCCCCTGGTGGAGATCGACGGCCGCACGGTCGGCACCGGCAAGCCCGGCCCGATCACCGTGAAGCTCAAGGAGGCGTTCGCGAAGCGCCTCTACGCCAAGTGA